One stretch of Pseudobdellovibrionaceae bacterium DNA includes these proteins:
- a CDS encoding alpha/beta hydrolase, producing MSRQWVMIRGMMSESFHWWDFLPRLRETFPQDEIHTPDVLGTGRTGHLPTPLRLDRNVAALREQVPSSGKKIIFGFSLGGILGLEWAYQHPEEVEALILINISLGNSPIYRRMRPGALRQIARFSMVPPGVRRDELSLAMTTALENEKLRELAPHWAKRAAEYPVRPMNFFAQVALAGRAKFRAEPPPVPLLMLASGQDQVVHPECSNRIANTWKVPLELHPTAGHDLSLEQPEWILERLRNWQALSPDAQNFVDGRGHGQRHGVNP from the coding sequence ATGAGTCGTCAATGGGTCATGATCCGCGGGATGATGAGCGAGTCCTTCCACTGGTGGGATTTTTTGCCGCGCCTGCGCGAAACCTTTCCTCAAGATGAAATCCATACGCCCGACGTTTTGGGTACGGGACGTACCGGGCATTTGCCGACGCCGCTGCGGCTGGATCGCAACGTGGCCGCCCTTCGTGAGCAAGTTCCTTCAAGCGGTAAGAAGATCATCTTCGGTTTCTCGCTCGGAGGGATCCTGGGCCTGGAATGGGCTTACCAGCACCCCGAAGAGGTCGAGGCCCTTATTCTAATCAACATCAGCCTGGGGAATTCACCGATCTACCGGCGGATGCGGCCCGGCGCCCTTCGTCAGATCGCGCGCTTTTCGATGGTCCCGCCGGGAGTCCGCCGCGACGAACTCAGCCTGGCCATGACGACGGCTTTGGAAAACGAAAAGCTGCGCGAGCTCGCGCCCCACTGGGCGAAGCGGGCCGCGGAGTACCCCGTGCGTCCGATGAATTTCTTCGCGCAAGTCGCACTCGCCGGGCGCGCGAAGTTCCGCGCCGAACCTCCGCCCGTACCGCTCTTGATGCTCGCGTCGGGACAAGACCAAGTCGTGCATCCTGAATGTTCGAACCGTATCGCGAACACGTGGAAGGTGCCGCTCGAGCTGCACCCGACGGCGGGACACGATCTGAGTCTCGAACAACCCGAATGGATTTTGGAGCGACTACGGAACTGGCAGGCCCTGAGCCCAGACGCGCAGAATTTCGTCGACGGCCGGGGCCACGGCCAACGCCACGGTGTGAACCCATAG
- the sufD gene encoding Fe-S cluster assembly protein SufD codes for MSLSLAALRETAFARAQALGYPQRRTESYRYLNLKALRETAWVPAGGATAEQLQAARVLVRDHALPGREVFVFWNGQFVRELSLVADVAELSPVEWASSIEGVTAKTLVVDYFDSMNESRWGGGVRLRVAEGAKRQVQLLYISQSVGGATWAPSQTLVEVAEGADVDVFEQHVSGPVNAGLRNPCWAQPEVRVNVATGARLQWTQWQNLSAADFMVQRSRFVVAARAQVRVLHIAAGGALARQNVDYHVNGEGADVTLNGISLVGPGQTVDFHTLVDHAVGGSQTRQLYKGILGSDAQAVFNGRVVIQKNAQKASSEQLNQNLLLSDRSEIDSKPELEIFADDVKATHGSAIGQLNDDEVFYLRSRGIPRAQAQEMIALGSVVGLVDELDGDELKQSLTRALGVAYRRIHE; via the coding sequence ATGAGCTTGAGTCTGGCCGCCCTCCGTGAAACCGCGTTCGCCCGCGCCCAGGCCCTGGGATATCCCCAGCGCCGGACGGAGTCTTACCGTTACCTCAACTTGAAAGCCCTGCGTGAAACCGCATGGGTTCCGGCGGGGGGCGCGACGGCCGAGCAGCTGCAAGCTGCACGCGTGCTCGTGCGCGATCATGCGCTGCCGGGGCGCGAGGTTTTCGTTTTCTGGAACGGTCAGTTCGTACGGGAGCTGTCGCTCGTTGCGGACGTGGCGGAGCTGTCGCCGGTCGAATGGGCTTCGTCGATTGAAGGCGTGACCGCGAAAACTCTGGTCGTCGACTACTTCGACTCCATGAATGAATCCCGCTGGGGCGGGGGCGTACGGCTGCGCGTGGCTGAAGGGGCGAAACGGCAAGTGCAGCTTCTTTACATCTCGCAATCCGTGGGCGGTGCCACCTGGGCGCCGTCGCAAACTTTGGTCGAGGTCGCGGAAGGCGCCGACGTCGACGTGTTTGAACAACACGTCAGTGGTCCGGTGAATGCGGGATTGCGAAATCCTTGCTGGGCGCAGCCCGAGGTGCGGGTCAACGTGGCGACGGGCGCGCGACTGCAGTGGACGCAGTGGCAGAATCTTTCGGCGGCGGACTTCATGGTGCAGCGTTCGCGCTTCGTGGTCGCGGCGCGCGCGCAAGTGCGCGTTTTGCATATCGCGGCGGGGGGCGCACTCGCCCGTCAGAACGTCGATTATCACGTGAACGGTGAGGGCGCCGACGTCACGCTGAACGGGATTTCCCTCGTGGGCCCCGGGCAGACGGTCGACTTCCACACGCTGGTCGACCACGCGGTCGGTGGGTCGCAGACACGTCAGCTTTACAAAGGCATCTTGGGTTCCGACGCACAAGCCGTATTCAACGGCCGGGTCGTCATCCAGAAGAACGCGCAGAAGGCATCTAGCGAACAATTGAATCAAAATTTATTGCTCAGCGATCGGTCGGAAATCGACTCGAAGCCCGAGCTCGAAATCTTCGCGGACGACGTGAAGGCGACGCACGGGTCGGCGATCGGTCAGCTGAATGATGACGAAGTTTTCTATTTGCGCAGCCGGGGGATTCCGCGCGCGCAAGCGCAAGAGATGATCGCGCTGGGCTCCGTGGTGGGTCTGGTTGACGAATTGGATGGCGATGAGCTGAAGCAGAGCCTGACCCGGGCCCTCGGCGTCGCTTACCGGAGAATTCATGAGTGA
- a CDS encoding OsmC family protein, with translation MVQMKVDYQGEKLCQLTHGPSGSQIQTDAPTDNGGKGSRFSPTDLMGAALGSCILTTMDILAQKEGRKINLQGALAEVGKEMSGPPRRISRLQVKITMPKGIAAADRAFLNEVVHACPVARSLHPDLKIDAQVVYPD, from the coding sequence ATGGTGCAAATGAAAGTCGATTACCAAGGCGAGAAGCTCTGTCAGCTGACCCACGGCCCGTCGGGCAGCCAGATTCAGACCGACGCCCCCACCGATAACGGCGGGAAGGGTTCCCGCTTTTCACCCACCGATCTGATGGGCGCGGCCTTGGGCTCATGCATCCTGACGACCATGGATATTCTCGCGCAAAAGGAAGGTCGAAAAATCAATCTGCAGGGCGCCCTCGCGGAGGTCGGTAAAGAGATGTCGGGCCCGCCCCGCCGGATCAGCCGCCTGCAAGTGAAGATCACGATGCCCAAGGGAATCGCCGCGGCCGACCGCGCTTTCCTCAATGAAGTCGTGCACGCCTGTCCCGTCGCCCGCAGCCTGCACCCCGATCTGAAGATCGACGCGCAAGTCGTCTATCCCGACTGA
- a CDS encoding SufS family cysteine desulfurase has translation MDFPLLTQKVRGKQLVYLDTAATSLKPWRVIERVGHFLTYQTSNVHRGAHHLSNEATAAFEDARQGVASFIGAQEAAEIIFTRGTTESMNLVAQSWGGANLKAGDEILITEMEHHSGIVPWQLVAERVGAKVRAIPVTDQGELDLSTLPELLTPKTKVVSVVHCSNTLGTINPIKQIAAAAKKVGAIVVVDGAQMVCNAPVNVQELGADFYAFSGHKMFGPYGVGVLYGRRELLTAMPPYQGGGSMISEVTIERTTYHDIPHRFEAGTPNIEGVLGLKAAVDYIRAQDFAAMETYERNLREAFEAKLAEIPGYRVIGIAKDKGPISSFVFDQGHASDVGQILDQENIAVRAGHHCTQPLMKRLGVSATVRASFSIYNQMSDVDALIKGLIKAKELLS, from the coding sequence ATGGACTTTCCGCTGCTCACGCAAAAAGTGCGGGGGAAGCAGCTTGTCTATCTCGACACGGCGGCGACTTCGTTGAAGCCTTGGCGGGTCATCGAGCGCGTCGGTCACTTCTTGACCTACCAGACCTCGAACGTCCATCGCGGAGCGCATCACCTTTCGAACGAGGCGACCGCGGCCTTTGAAGATGCCCGTCAAGGAGTCGCGTCTTTCATCGGCGCTCAGGAAGCGGCCGAGATCATTTTCACCCGCGGGACGACCGAATCGATGAACTTGGTCGCGCAAAGCTGGGGCGGCGCGAATCTGAAGGCCGGCGATGAAATTCTGATCACCGAAATGGAGCACCACTCCGGCATCGTTCCGTGGCAGCTCGTCGCCGAACGCGTGGGCGCCAAAGTCCGCGCGATTCCGGTGACCGATCAGGGCGAGCTCGATCTTTCGACGCTTCCCGAACTGCTCACGCCGAAGACGAAGGTTGTCTCGGTCGTGCACTGCTCGAATACGTTGGGTACCATCAACCCGATCAAGCAGATCGCGGCGGCCGCGAAAAAGGTCGGTGCGATCGTTGTGGTCGATGGCGCGCAGATGGTCTGCAACGCCCCCGTGAACGTGCAGGAGCTTGGCGCGGATTTTTACGCGTTTTCGGGTCACAAGATGTTCGGTCCTTACGGAGTCGGCGTCCTTTACGGTCGTCGCGAGCTCTTGACGGCGATGCCGCCGTATCAAGGGGGCGGCAGCATGATTTCCGAAGTCACCATCGAGCGCACGACTTACCACGATATTCCCCACCGCTTCGAGGCGGGGACGCCGAATATCGAAGGGGTTCTGGGGTTGAAGGCCGCCGTGGACTACATCCGGGCTCAGGATTTTGCGGCGATGGAAACGTACGAGCGCAATTTGCGTGAGGCCTTTGAAGCGAAGCTCGCCGAAATTCCGGGTTACCGCGTGATCGGGATCGCGAAAGATAAAGGTCCCATCAGTTCGTTCGTTTTCGATCAGGGCCATGCTTCGGATGTCGGACAAATTCTTGATCAAGAGAATATCGCCGTTCGGGCGGGCCACCACTGCACGCAGCCGTTGATGAAGCGACTGGGCGTCAGCGCGACGGTGCGGGCGTCTTTTTCGATTTACAATCAAATGTCCGATGTCGACGCTTTGATCAAAGGTCTGATCAAAGCGAAGGAGCTTTTGTCATGA
- the sufB gene encoding Fe-S cluster assembly protein SufB: MSEVKNASAESTVSSPLDSSMEYKHGFVTEIEVDQAPKGLNEEIIRWISAKKNEPEWLLEFRLKAYRMWQKMSTPEWADLSYPPIDFQDLRYYSAPKHKPENPKSMDDLDPELLKTFERLGIPLQEQKRISGIAVDVVFDSVSIGQTNNEVLEKAGVVFCSISEAVHKYPELVKKYMGSVVPVADNYYAALNSAVFTDGSFVYVPKGVRCPIDLSTYFRINASETGQFERTLIVCDEGAFVNYLEGCTAPQRDENQLHAAVVELIALDDAEIKYSTVQNWYTGDKNGKGGIYNFVTKRGKCSGARSKISWTQVESGSAITWKYPSVVLHGDDSEGAFYSVALTHDYMQADTGTKMIHVGKNTKSTIISKGISTGHSVNAYRGQVKIMPSADNARNYSQCDSMLVGENSAAKTYPYIEVKNKSAVLEHEASTSRISEDQIFYLQSRGLDMEASISMLVNGFCKEVFKELPLEFAVEAVKLIEMKLENSVG; the protein is encoded by the coding sequence ATGTCTGAAGTGAAAAACGCTTCCGCAGAGTCCACCGTGTCGAGTCCCCTCGACTCGAGCATGGAGTATAAACACGGTTTCGTGACCGAGATCGAAGTCGATCAGGCCCCGAAAGGTTTGAACGAAGAGATCATCCGTTGGATCTCGGCGAAAAAGAACGAACCCGAGTGGCTTTTGGAGTTTCGCCTGAAGGCGTACCGCATGTGGCAGAAGATGAGTACGCCGGAATGGGCCGACCTCAGCTATCCCCCCATCGATTTTCAAGATCTGCGCTATTACTCCGCGCCGAAACATAAACCCGAGAACCCGAAGTCCATGGACGATCTGGATCCCGAGTTATTGAAAACGTTCGAGCGTCTGGGAATCCCGCTGCAAGAACAGAAACGGATCTCGGGGATTGCGGTTGACGTCGTTTTTGATTCCGTTTCGATCGGTCAGACGAATAACGAAGTTCTGGAAAAAGCGGGCGTCGTGTTCTGCTCGATTTCGGAAGCGGTCCACAAGTATCCCGAGCTCGTGAAGAAATATATGGGATCGGTCGTGCCCGTGGCCGACAACTACTACGCGGCTTTGAATTCGGCCGTCTTCACGGACGGCTCTTTCGTGTACGTGCCGAAAGGCGTGCGTTGCCCGATCGACCTTTCGACTTACTTCCGTATCAATGCGTCGGAAACCGGTCAGTTCGAGCGCACGTTGATCGTTTGCGACGAAGGTGCGTTCGTGAACTACCTCGAGGGCTGCACGGCGCCCCAGCGGGACGAGAATCAATTGCATGCGGCGGTCGTCGAGCTGATCGCTTTGGACGATGCCGAGATCAAATACTCCACGGTGCAGAATTGGTATACGGGTGACAAGAACGGAAAAGGCGGGATCTACAACTTCGTCACGAAACGTGGCAAGTGTTCGGGCGCGCGCTCGAAGATCTCGTGGACGCAAGTCGAATCGGGCTCGGCGATCACTTGGAAGTACCCGAGCGTCGTTCTGCATGGCGATGACAGCGAAGGCGCGTTTTATTCCGTCGCCTTGACTCACGACTACATGCAAGCCGACACCGGTACGAAGATGATCCACGTGGGGAAAAACACCAAGTCCACGATCATCTCGAAAGGGATTTCGACCGGCCATTCGGTGAACGCGTACCGCGGTCAGGTCAAGATCATGCCCTCGGCGGACAATGCACGGAACTACTCGCAGTGCGACTCGATGCTGGTGGGGGAAAATTCGGCGGCGAAAACTTATCCGTACATCGAAGTCAAAAATAAATCCGCGGTTCTCGAGCACGAAGCCTCGACGTCGCGGATTTCGGAAGACCAGATCTTCTACCTGCAATCGCGCGGTCTCGATATGGAGGCCTCGATTTCGATGCTGGTGAACGGATTCTGTAAGGAAGTCTTCAAGGAATTGCCTCTCGAGTTCGCCGTGGAAGCGGTCAAACTCATCGAAATGAAACTCGAGAATTCGGTCGGTTAG
- a CDS encoding Rrf2 family transcriptional regulator → MIKVQRKIEYALMALKVMSLKRPGELTSAKEVADSVHAPFDVMARVLQLLAQKSILRAEQGAQGGYQITRDLSKVTMHDLVTLLQGPVEIAKCLQKNEACEIQGSCNIMSPIQNLNQKLNEFYRALSVQDVLFQRVEKTTLGAVTHV, encoded by the coding sequence ATGATTAAGGTTCAACGAAAGATCGAATACGCGTTGATGGCGCTGAAGGTGATGAGCCTGAAGCGGCCCGGCGAATTGACCTCCGCGAAAGAGGTCGCCGATTCCGTGCACGCTCCCTTTGACGTGATGGCGCGCGTGCTTCAACTGCTCGCGCAGAAATCCATCCTTCGCGCCGAGCAGGGTGCGCAGGGCGGTTACCAAATCACGCGGGATCTTTCGAAAGTGACGATGCACGATCTGGTCACTTTGCTCCAGGGACCGGTCGAGATCGCGAAGTGTCTGCAGAAAAACGAGGCCTGCGAAATCCAGGGCTCGTGCAACATCATGTCGCCGATCCAAAATCTGAATCAAAAACTGAACGAGTTCTATCGCGCGTTGAGCGTGCAAGACGTTCTCTTCCAGCGCGTTGAGAAAACGACGTTGGGGGCGGTCACCCATGTCTGA
- the sufC gene encoding Fe-S cluster assembly ATPase SufC, whose protein sequence is MLEIRNLKAKVGDKQILNGINLKVNPGEVHAIMGPNGSGKSSLSKVIAGHPSYEITSGDVLFDVNFKMKSIVDMDPDERAKEGIFLAFQYPIEVPGVSNFNFLHSSLNSILKHQGSEELNEEEFRAILKRKMEIVQMKPEYIERPVNVGFSGGEKKRNEILQMAVLSPRLALLDETDSGLDIDALRTVSEGVNRLKSKNNAIVLITHYQRLLDYIKPQFVHVLANGQIIQTGGPELALELEKKGYDWLVPSGRETAPPSGAEQ, encoded by the coding sequence ATGTTAGAGATTCGGAATTTGAAAGCGAAAGTGGGCGATAAGCAGATCTTGAACGGGATCAACCTGAAGGTGAATCCTGGCGAGGTCCACGCCATCATGGGGCCGAACGGGTCGGGTAAAAGCTCGCTTTCGAAAGTCATCGCGGGGCATCCCTCTTACGAGATCACCTCGGGCGACGTTTTGTTCGACGTGAATTTCAAAATGAAGTCCATCGTGGACATGGATCCGGATGAGCGTGCGAAAGAGGGTATCTTCCTCGCCTTCCAGTACCCGATCGAGGTGCCCGGCGTTTCGAATTTCAATTTTCTGCACAGTTCGCTGAACTCGATTTTGAAACACCAGGGATCGGAAGAGCTGAACGAGGAAGAGTTCCGCGCAATCCTGAAACGTAAGATGGAAATTGTGCAGATGAAACCGGAGTACATCGAGCGGCCCGTGAACGTGGGTTTCTCGGGTGGAGAAAAGAAGCGGAACGAAATCTTGCAGATGGCCGTCCTGTCACCGCGCTTGGCACTGTTGGACGAAACCGATTCGGGATTGGATATCGACGCTCTCCGTACGGTTTCGGAAGGCGTGAACCGTCTGAAGTCGAAGAACAACGCGATCGTTCTGATCACGCACTACCAGCGGCTTTTGGACTACATCAAACCCCAGTTCGTTCACGTTTTGGCGAATGGCCAGATCATTCAAACCGGTGGTCCCGAACTCGCGCTCGAGCTTGAGAAGAAGGGCTACGATTGGCTCGTGCCTAGCGGGCGTGAGACGGCGCCGCCGTCGGGTGCCGAGCAATGA
- a CDS encoding NifU family protein: MTPTTPNSEVLIRIQDTPNPNAWKFVVDRPVLLEGKATYSTPEEAYGNRLALDLLSLPGVKQVHFFENVITLTARFDVEPEDIQRDACAVIQTRMPVHDPSFGVKESKKASREHLSPELQQIEEILDRTIRPGLQSDGGDIEVVKFESNQLHVVYQGACGTCPSSTTGTLMAIEGILRDEFNPAIEVIPVN; the protein is encoded by the coding sequence ATGACACCCACGACACCGAATTCCGAAGTGTTGATTCGTATTCAGGACACGCCGAATCCCAATGCGTGGAAATTCGTCGTCGACCGCCCCGTGCTTCTGGAGGGGAAGGCGACTTATTCCACACCGGAGGAGGCTTACGGGAACCGTCTGGCGCTCGATCTGCTGTCGCTGCCGGGCGTGAAGCAGGTCCACTTCTTCGAGAACGTGATTACGCTGACGGCGCGTTTCGACGTCGAGCCCGAAGACATTCAACGTGATGCATGCGCCGTCATCCAAACGCGTATGCCCGTCCATGATCCTTCGTTCGGCGTGAAGGAATCGAAGAAGGCTTCGCGTGAACATCTGTCGCCCGAGCTGCAACAGATCGAAGAAATTCTTGATCGCACGATCCGCCCCGGCTTGCAAAGTGATGGCGGCGACATCGAAGTCGTGAAATTCGAAAGCAATCAACTGCACGTCGTTTACCAAGGCGCGTGCGGCACTTGTCCGAGTTCGACGACCGGAACGCTCATGGCGATCGAAGGCATCCTGCGCGACGAATTCAATCCCGCGATCGAAGTCATTCCCGTCAACTAA